A single window of Streptococcus cristatus ATCC 51100 DNA harbors:
- a CDS encoding DUF4274 domain-containing protein, giving the protein MLDNFNWDNGFEVPKVVLNHSKCSLSVALLAFYRADGIRYLLEGEAAFENPLSKEWEDFVIDVYTKILRGQFPSGTISFQPEITKIQKFKLKKLKPEIDEVFLEGISGKDLNVVI; this is encoded by the coding sequence TTGCTGGACAATTTTAACTGGGATAATGGATTTGAAGTGCCAAAAGTAGTGCTTAATCATTCCAAGTGCAGTCTTTCAGTGGCTTTATTAGCTTTCTATCGTGCAGATGGCATCAGGTATTTACTTGAGGGAGAGGCAGCCTTTGAAAATCCGCTATCAAAGGAGTGGGAAGATTTTGTAATAGATGTCTATACTAAAATTCTCAGAGGCCAATTTCCAAGTGGGACTATCTCTTTTCAGCCCGAAATAACGAAGATTCAAAAATTTAAACTAAAAAAATTAAAACCAGAAATTGATGAAGTATTTCTTGAAGGTATTTCGGGCAAAGATTTGAATGTAGTCATTTAA
- a CDS encoding Imm6 family immunity protein → MNTNQFYLMLVYSEAILNHMETEYKPQIRVALDACWSFVENNSKTGKELYSLLDDGTDFKGIFIYMQLDENEANVPSWDNLSYAIGATAREAYLLDNQQQLPSPLENIDSSLVDLFIENLKEINMNFYNYLEEIKGFLKNDCPPSKNAALQKLESLGLLGGS, encoded by the coding sequence ATGAATACCAATCAATTTTATCTCATGCTGGTCTACTCAGAAGCCATCCTAAATCATATGGAAACAGAATATAAGCCACAAATTCGAGTTGCCTTGGACGCTTGCTGGAGTTTTGTGGAAAATAACAGCAAAACGGGCAAAGAGCTTTATAGTCTACTAGATGATGGAACGGATTTTAAGGGAATTTTCATCTACATGCAATTAGACGAGAATGAGGCTAATGTTCCATCGTGGGACAATCTTAGCTATGCAATCGGTGCAACTGCTAGGGAAGCCTATCTGCTGGACAATCAGCAACAATTGCCTTCTCCTTTGGAAAATATTGATTCAAGCTTAGTAGACTTATTTATTGAGAATTTAAAAGAAATCAATATGAATTTTTATAATTATCTTGAAGAAATTAAGGGCTTTTTGAAGAATGATTGTCCTCCTTCAAAAAATGCCGCCTTGCAAAAATTGGAAAGCTTAGGATTATTAGGAGGGAGTTGA
- a CDS encoding Imm6 family immunity protein — MEFTLNLNLLQFMQKLTEPLETYIGNSDYKEYVHETLDIAGRCIDRLSESDPDFLYDRLENLDEEDILTYSELDKSTDLAVWRCIDSFIALVVYQSYKAVGQQYLPQTIECVDEDTLEDYFIHYKQLVRSYSDIARRTKWLEEEAYVADPSVSPYLEFLFEE, encoded by the coding sequence ATGGAATTTACTCTTAACCTCAATCTTTTGCAATTTATGCAAAAATTAACAGAACCGCTAGAAACATATATAGGAAACTCGGATTATAAGGAATATGTGCATGAAACGTTAGACATTGCAGGCCGATGTATTGATAGGCTTAGTGAGTCCGACCCAGACTTTCTGTATGATAGATTGGAAAATTTAGACGAGGAAGACATCTTAACCTATTCGGAGCTGGATAAAAGCACCGATCTAGCTGTGTGGAGATGTATTGATTCTTTCATTGCGTTAGTAGTTTATCAGTCATACAAAGCAGTTGGACAGCAGTACTTGCCCCAAACCATAGAGTGTGTGGATGAAGATACGCTCGAAGATTATTTTATTCATTATAAGCAACTGGTTAGAAGCTACAGTGACATTGCAAGGAGAACGAAATGGCTTGAGGAGGAAGCCTATGTCGCAGACCCCTCTGTTAGCCCTTACTTAGAATTTTTGTTTGAGGAGTAA
- a CDS encoding immunity 22 family protein, producing the protein METENTVSIWVGNFASREELDSYIDLRYDDDGEIVSSKFYDAFQIDIDDIDDYLIEKEYCDSRFLNVYDHLIGASYADVVIDNLKKIEDDLAIPESNSIILLYNYKYCGQVKEQPNIKFIATVNYR; encoded by the coding sequence ATGGAGACTGAAAATACAGTATCAATTTGGGTTGGAAATTTTGCAAGTAGGGAAGAGCTGGATAGCTATATCGACTTAAGGTATGATGATGACGGAGAAATCGTCAGTTCCAAGTTTTATGACGCTTTTCAAATTGATATTGATGATATTGACGACTACCTAATTGAAAAAGAATATTGCGATTCCAGATTTTTAAATGTATATGACCATTTAATCGGAGCCTCATATGCAGATGTTGTCATAGATAATTTAAAGAAGATTGAAGATGACTTAGCCATACCTGAAAGTAATTCCATTATTTTGCTTTATAATTATAAATATTGTGGGCAAGTCAAAGAGCAGCCCAATATCAAATTTATTGCGACCGTCAATTATAGATAG
- a CDS encoding SMI1/KNR4 family protein gives MLRIFPFDKTGVSEAVAQFEKNHDILLPEEYRTFLINYNGGNALQTSFKIKKESWDIRAFYGFENADYEYNFQYFLDHDFLSDYIQAGYLPIAEDSFGNYILLGISKQNYNLIAFFDHEKQKIIPFHLSFKEFIATIKSKVCKIKSIDERIQKMKEVNSPVIVDDELKAIWQEEIDRYAGREQVIVKL, from the coding sequence ATGTTAAGAATTTTTCCATTTGATAAAACAGGTGTTTCAGAGGCAGTGGCTCAATTTGAAAAAAATCATGACATTTTGTTGCCGGAAGAATATAGAACCTTTTTAATAAACTATAATGGTGGAAATGCCTTACAGACAAGCTTTAAAATAAAGAAAGAGAGTTGGGATATTCGAGCCTTTTATGGCTTTGAAAATGCTGATTATGAGTACAATTTCCAGTATTTTCTTGACCATGATTTTCTATCCGATTATATCCAAGCTGGCTACCTACCGATTGCAGAGGATAGTTTTGGAAATTATATTCTTTTGGGAATTTCTAAACAAAATTATAATCTCATAGCATTTTTTGATCATGAAAAACAAAAAATTATTCCCTTCCATCTTTCGTTTAAAGAATTTATAGCCACCATTAAAAGTAAGGTATGTAAGATTAAATCTATTGACGAAAGAATTCAAAAAATGAAAGAGGTAAATAGTCCAGTCATTGTTGATGATGAATTGAAAGCAATCTGGCAAGAAGAAATCGATAGGTATGCTGGTCGAGAGCAAGTGATTGTTAAGTTGTAA
- a CDS encoding SMI1/KNR4 family protein, with product MKLYKIVKNLELEMLRIFPYDTEGVEQAIADFEDRFTIKFPEKYKEFLLKYNGGNSLQTSFSINRKTSDIRAFYGFNKASQYNNFQYLIESGFLEEVLDRGFIPIAKDSFGNSILLGVTDKNFNQIAFFDHEGQLVQSLEINFEDWVAKLKSKKKKIRTIEERIADMRAVGSKKEITPRLKEIWQEEIDKYAGREQVIVRL from the coding sequence TTGAAACTTTACAAAATAGTAAAAAATTTGGAGTTAGAAATGTTAAGAATTTTTCCTTACGATACAGAAGGTGTAGAGCAGGCTATAGCGGATTTTGAAGATAGGTTTACAATCAAGTTTCCAGAAAAATATAAAGAATTTCTACTTAAATATAATGGTGGGAATAGCTTACAAACTAGTTTTAGTATAAATCGTAAAACTTCAGACATACGAGCATTTTATGGTTTTAATAAAGCGAGTCAATACAATAATTTCCAATATTTGATTGAGAGTGGTTTTTTAGAAGAAGTTTTAGACAGAGGCTTCATTCCCATAGCCAAGGATAGTTTTGGGAACTCTATCCTTCTTGGTGTTACAGACAAAAATTTCAATCAGATAGCTTTTTTTGATCATGAAGGCCAGCTTGTGCAGTCTTTAGAAATCAATTTTGAAGACTGGGTGGCTAAACTTAAAAGCAAAAAGAAAAAGATTCGCACGATTGAAGAAAGAATCGCCGATATGAGAGCCGTCGGCAGCAAAAAAGAAATTACACCTAGATTAAAGGAAATCTGGCAAGAAGAAATTGATAAGTATGCCGGCCGTGAGCAAGTGATTGTTAGGTTGTAG
- a CDS encoding SMI1/KNR4 family protein: protein MSLMIRPLGHASDQEIKDLEEKYMLTLPEDYKNFLKENNGGRCPSYEFENSIEIKNINEEINVAVLYGIKTGVKNSDIEEWTDEYLDDLFSNSIIIGDSLQHGFLIFWLSGDEDEGIYYYDDTYNLEASSDENNAYFLARTFTEFLELVQN, encoded by the coding sequence ATGAGCTTAATGATTCGACCACTAGGTCATGCCAGTGATCAAGAAATAAAAGATTTGGAAGAGAAGTACATGCTAACTCTTCCAGAAGACTATAAAAACTTTTTGAAAGAAAACAATGGTGGACGATGTCCTTCCTATGAGTTTGAAAATTCTATTGAGATAAAGAACATCAATGAAGAAATTAATGTTGCTGTTTTATATGGGATTAAGACTGGCGTAAAAAACTCTGATATAGAAGAGTGGACTGATGAATACTTGGATGATCTTTTTTCTAATTCAATCATTATAGGCGATTCCTTGCAACATGGTTTTCTTATTTTCTGGTTGAGTGGTGATGAGGATGAAGGTATTTATTACTATGATGATACATATAATCTAGAAGCTTCAAGTGATGAAAATAATGCCTATTTTCTGGCTCGCACTTTTACCGAATTTCTAGAATTAGTCCAAAATTAA
- a CDS encoding SMI1/KNR4 family protein: MLRIFPFKTDGVLDEIEQLEKNYSISLPEKYKDFLLKYNGGDTIDITFKVEKVCSDIHSFYGFSLANYYSNFNYLIERNFLEDFIDNHYLPIAKDSFGNSILIGVGASTYNKIGFYEHEKQMYIPFTIDFTEFLKKIKSPVVVDDELKALWQEEIDEFASREQVIVKL; this comes from the coding sequence ATGTTAAGAATTTTCCCATTTAAAACCGATGGTGTCTTAGATGAAATAGAACAATTGGAGAAAAATTATTCTATTTCATTGCCTGAAAAATATAAAGATTTTTTATTAAAGTACAATGGCGGAGATACGATTGATATAACCTTTAAAGTAGAGAAAGTTTGTTCGGATATCCACTCCTTTTATGGTTTTTCATTAGCTAACTATTATAGTAATTTTAACTATTTAATCGAAAGAAACTTTTTAGAAGATTTTATTGACAATCATTATCTACCCATAGCTAAAGATAGTTTTGGTAACAGTATCCTAATTGGTGTCGGCGCTAGTACTTATAATAAAATAGGATTTTATGAACATGAAAAGCAAATGTATATTCCATTTACTATCGATTTTACTGAATTTCTAAAAAAGATAAAAAGTCCTGTTGTAGTTGATGATGAGTTAAAAGCTTTATGGCAAGAAGAAATCGATGAATTTGCAAGCCGAGAGCAAGTGATTGTTAAGCTGTAA